From one Spiroplasma endosymbiont of Lasioglossum villosulum genomic stretch:
- the ptsP gene encoding phosphoenolpyruvate--protein phosphotransferase: protein MMLKMKGIGASNGIALAKALILKHETIKTNPKKINEKEIEGEVKKLHDALKIAGNEIKQLIQNTTKTLGEEKAAVFEAHFLVTTDPVLIEDTEKLIKEEKYNAANALESTANKAIATLQAMDDDYFHERAADVIDVRDRILRKILNIKTIDLSAIKEETIIVSHDLTPSETSQLNPKFVKGFLCDIGGRTSHAAIMARSLGIPAVLGLKNVITKVKNNQFCVLDGNTGEIEIDLNSSEKNKWVAKQNAWIEEQKELLVFKGKLTKTSDNHEVKLEANIGSPKDMIKAIEYDAQGVGLFRSEFLYMESSDFPSEDIQFEEYKKVLSATKHKVVIRTLDIGGDKELSYLDLPKEMNPFLGYRAIRLCLDRKDIFKTQLRALIRASAFGKLAIMFPMIATVEEFKAAKSLYETCKKELIKEKVKVSDDIQVGMMIEIPAAAVNAEIFAKYADFFSIGTNDLIQYSLAADRMSEKVSYLYQPYHPSILRLIKMTIDGGHKYNRPVAMCGEMAGDKIAVPLLVGLGLDEFSMSASSVLETRKIISTLNKKDTEILASKALQCETNEEVKSLVEKFLSKK from the coding sequence ATAATGTTAAAAATGAAAGGTATTGGTGCTAGTAATGGCATTGCTCTAGCCAAAGCATTAATCTTAAAACATGAAACTATCAAAACTAATCCTAAAAAAATTAATGAAAAAGAAATAGAAGGAGAAGTTAAAAAGTTACATGATGCTTTAAAAATAGCAGGTAATGAAATTAAACAACTCATCCAAAATACAACAAAAACTTTGGGTGAAGAAAAAGCCGCTGTTTTTGAAGCTCATTTTTTAGTAACAACTGATCCAGTATTAATTGAAGATACTGAAAAGTTAATTAAAGAAGAAAAATATAATGCTGCTAATGCTTTAGAAAGTACTGCTAATAAAGCAATTGCAACATTGCAAGCAATGGATGATGATTATTTTCATGAACGTGCTGCTGATGTTATTGATGTTCGTGATCGAATTTTACGTAAAATTTTAAATATTAAAACTATTGATTTAAGTGCAATTAAAGAAGAAACAATTATTGTTAGTCATGATCTAACACCTTCAGAAACAAGTCAATTGAATCCTAAGTTTGTTAAAGGATTTTTATGTGATATTGGTGGTAGAACTTCTCATGCAGCAATTATGGCTCGTAGTCTTGGTATTCCAGCAGTTCTTGGGTTAAAAAATGTTATTACAAAAGTAAAAAATAATCAATTTTGTGTATTAGATGGTAATACTGGTGAAATTGAAATTGATTTAAATAGTAGTGAAAAAAATAAATGAGTTGCTAAACAAAACGCATGAATTGAAGAACAAAAAGAATTATTAGTATTTAAAGGTAAATTAACTAAAACCAGTGATAATCATGAAGTAAAGTTAGAAGCAAATATTGGTTCACCTAAAGATATGATTAAAGCAATTGAATATGATGCACAAGGAGTAGGACTTTTTAGAAGTGAATTTCTTTATATGGAAAGTAGTGATTTTCCAAGTGAAGATATTCAATTTGAAGAATATAAAAAAGTATTGTCTGCTACTAAACATAAAGTTGTTATTAGAACTTTAGATATTGGTGGTGATAAAGAATTATCATATTTAGATTTACCAAAAGAAATGAATCCTTTCCTTGGTTATCGTGCCATTCGTTTGTGTTTAGATCGTAAAGATATTTTTAAAACTCAGTTACGTGCTTTAATTCGTGCTTCAGCTTTTGGTAAATTAGCTATTATGTTTCCAATGATTGCTACTGTTGAAGAATTTAAAGCAGCTAAATCATTATATGAAACTTGCAAAAAAGAATTAATTAAAGAAAAAGTTAAAGTTAGTGATGATATTCAAGTTGGAATGATGATTGAAATTCCAGCAGCAGCAGTTAATGCAGAAATATTTGCTAAATATGCGGATTTCTTTTCAATTGGAACTAATGATTTAATTCAATATAGTTTAGCCGCTGATCGTATGTCAGAAAAAGTGTCTTATTTATATCAACCATATCATCCATCAATTTTACGTTTGATTAAGATGACAATTGATGGTGGACATAAATATAATCGTCCTGTTGCCATGTGTGGTGAAATGGCTGGTGATAAAATTGCTGTTCCACTACTAGTTGGTCTAGGGCTAGATGAATTTTCAATGTCTGCATCTAGTGTTTTAGAAACTAGAAAAATTATTAGTACTTTAAATAAAAAGGATACAGAAATATTAGCATCAAAAGCATTACAATGTGAAACCAATGAAGAAGTTAAATCATTAGTAGAAAAATTTTTATCAAAAAAATAA
- a CDS encoding PTS glucose transporter subunit IIA, translated as MFFKKKKQLPLLIYAPVTGKVINLSKVEDPVFAQEMLGTGFAIIPEYKGKDGVEFVSLFDGKLATVFNTGHAYGIKDVNTGIECLVHIGIDTVELAGKGFDIKAEQGKPIKKSEVIVVANLQEVKNKGKKVTTPIVFINETMEGYVVKQVVKDDEQVTVGQLIAEVTKK; from the coding sequence ATGTTTTTCAAGAAAAAAAAACAATTACCTTTATTAATTTATGCACCAGTTACTGGTAAAGTTATTAACCTTAGTAAAGTTGAAGATCCAGTATTTGCTCAGGAAATGTTAGGGACTGGTTTTGCTATTATCCCTGAATATAAAGGTAAAGATGGAGTTGAATTTGTATCACTATTTGATGGAAAATTAGCAACAGTATTTAATACAGGACATGCTTATGGTATTAAAGATGTAAATACAGGTATTGAATGTTTAGTTCATATTGGTATTGATACTGTTGAATTAGCTGGTAAGGGCTTTGATATTAAAGCTGAACAAGGTAAACCAATTAAAAAATCAGAAGTAATTGTAGTTGCTAATTTACAAGAAGTTAAGAATAAAGGTAAAAAAGTAACAACACCAATTGTTTTCATTAATGAAACAATGGAAGGTTATGTTGTAAAGCAAGTAGTAAAAGATGATGAACAAGTAACGGTTGGTCAATTAATTGCTGAAGTCACTAAGAAGTAA